One window of the Cryptomeria japonica chromosome 7, Sugi_1.0, whole genome shotgun sequence genome contains the following:
- the LOC131031154 gene encoding cyclin-dependent kinase B1-1 yields MLFERPHNQRFSHSESISAPFILWVCVDLCERKGKACFSCINSKMGMEKYEKLEKVGEGTYGKVYKAKDKTTGQLVALKKTRLEMDEEGIPPTALREVSLLQMLSTSIYIVRLLCVEHVDKKGKPLLYLVFEYLDTDLKKFMDCDRRSANLNPLPHKVMQSFMYQLCKGVAHCHSHGVMHRDLKPQNLLVDKSKGLLKVGDLGLGRAFTVPLKSYTHEIVTLWYRAPEVLLGSTHYSTPVDIWSVGCIFAEMVRRRPLFPGDSELQQLLHIFRLLGTPNEDIWPGVNVLRDWHEYPQWKPQNVARAVPTLSPSGIDLLTKMLHYDPARRISAKAAMNHPYFDDLDKSQF; encoded by the exons ATGCTATTCGAACGACCCCACAACCAACGGTTCTCCCATTCAGAGTCTATTTCTGCACCCTTCATTTTGTGGGTCTGTGTAGATCTGTGTGAGAGGAAAGGAAAGGCTTGTTTTAGTTGCATTAACAGTAAGATGGGCATGGAGAAGTATGAGAAGTTGGAGAAGGTGGGAGAGGGCACATATGGGAAAGTTTACAAGGCCAAAGATAAGACCACAGGACAACTTGTTGCTCTCAAGAAGACTCGCCTTGAGATGGATGAAGAGGGAATACCTCCCACTGCACTTCGTGAAGTCTCTCTGCTCCAGATGCTCTCTACAAGTATTTACATTGTCAG GTTACTTTGTGTGGAACATGTTGACAAGAAGGGCAAACCACTTTTATACTTGGTCTTTGAATACCTTGACACAGATCTTAAGAAATTCATGGATTGTGACCGACGTAGTGCCAATCTTAATCCTCTACCCCACAAAGTGATGCAG AGTTTCATGTATCAGCTGTGCAAAGGAGTTGCTCATTGCCACAGCCATGGAGTGATGCACAG AGATTTGAAACCACAGAACCTATTGGTGGACAAGAGCAAGGGTCTGCTCAAAGTTGGAGATCTCGGACTTGGGAGAGCTTTTACTGTGCCTCTGAAGAGTTACACCCATGAG ATTGTTACTCTGTGGTACAGGGCTCCAGAGGTGTTGCTTGGTTCAACTCACTATTCCACACCTGTTGATATTTGGTCTGTGGGTTGTATTTTTG CTGAAATGGTGAGAAGGAGGCCACTTTTCCCTGGTGATTCTGAACTACAACAGCTGCTTCATATCTTTAG GCTTCTTGGAACCCCAAATGAGGACATATGGCCAGGAGTAAATGTACTAAGGGATTGGCATGAATATCCACAATGGAAGCCTCAGAACGTTGCTCGTGCAGTTCCTACTTTATCTCCAAGTGGAATAGATCTGCTCACT AAAATGCTGCACTATGATCCTGCAAGGAGGATTTCAGCCAAGGCGGCCATGAACCACCCCTACTTTGATGATCTAGACAAATCTCAGTTTTGA